The sequence GGTGGGGGAACCCCAAAATCAGGTGAAAAGAATCACTTATAAATAAGTCAcacaataatttattttgtgaggCTATGATTAGCTAACATGTGCTGCTACTCTGTTATTCACTGGTATTTGTGGGATCAGCCAGAATTCAGCAAGATataagcagatgtttcatggGCTGTATAGCTGATTTACAACCCTTAGACACTATGGCGTTAGTATAAAAGCTGTAGGTGCATGAAACTCATCAGCATCATCACCTTAAATATAAATTGGTGTCTGCTACCCTTGATGTAACCTAACACTGACCATAAACATGTCTGCTATGGAGTCCAGTATATAGTGAATCACTGGGAACTTGACTGCAACATTGCAAACTAGCCAGTTAAATTGCACTTTACTGTCCCAAACTGCTTACTATGCCCACAGTACTTTCCTCCTGTTTGATTAACAGAAAAATTGTGTGAAATGATTTAGGACACAATTCCTAAATTTCTAGTTTAGCAAATGTCACTTGCTGAGCAGTCagtgttattaaaaataatctctAATCTCCCGCTACTATCCCAATCTTACACCTTTCTCCATCTCTCAGAGTCCATCTCACTCTCCCTGAGAAATACGGTGCATTTAGCTAACTAGCAGACACTTTTTGTGACAAACTGTGCAGAAAGAATTGTCTGTTTGGTGATATTTGTTGAGCTgcttgaaaaaaatgaaattgcctcccactcaaaaaaaaaaggtgcccTGTTTATGCTTGCTCATCTTCTGCAGGGCTAGTTACTTGCATTATGTCTGTGCCTTGAATGCATCGCAGGaacgaggagaaaaaaaaacatggcttGAGGGTGTATATACATTAACAATATCATGCATTAACCTTTCTATCTGATTTAGCTGAAGGTGCAGGAAAGCTGTTACAGACAGCCCACTTCAAATCCCAGACTGTAGTGGTCATCACCACACATTCTTTACAATGTATTGAGGAGAATATGCAGCAGGTATGTAAAATTAAGAAtgaaatatgttgttggattcccaggttttaaagtttgaaccaAAACATTGTGAAAATTGTTTAAATCTCAGATTGGATTCCTCCATCCTATATTGCCCTCTTGTGGATCTCACCATTTCACTTATCTCTCCATACAATTTTCCCCTTGTGATTCATGTTACTGATAAACAGTAGGGTGTGTACTACACGTTTTTTCTTGAATAGCCAAGAAGGAAGTTGCAAACATTAGTGTCATTAGAGCTTCCCCATGTGCTTCCAGACAAAGAGATAGTGTATGCAGCCTTTGAGATATAGTGCTTGTAAACTTTCACCTGCTAACACTTTACCAGgtgacaaaatattttaaaattcagatGGAGGAATCTACTTATGGGATGCACATGACTAAATTGAGCAAATATCAGCAGGTGCTACCAAAGAGAcattaattgtttttaatttttagtttaattttacaTGTCATTTCACAAGTTAGACTTTTGTCAGTTACGCTTCACTGTGGTGTGACATCATAATTGACATATCTGCATATTATTTTTATACTTCAAAATATAGgataaaaaaagtaataatggaaaatatatttgatttATGTTGATGATTTTATATGTTATAAAAGTACATTAATAATGTGCTtccttttcaaaataataaaaaaaaaattaaaaagtgttttcctGTTGTTATAATGTTTATACAGAAATGCTATTtacaatattatatatatatttcaaagtgtattttttttaaagtaatattgAGTTGAAcctgttaaaaacaataaataacattCAGCACAGAGCAGTCCTTCTTCTGCATCTATTTCAAATCAGGTGGGAAACCTTAAAACCCAGGATCTAAATTCCATGGTTGAATTATGGTTTTTCACATATGAACAAATGTTCTTTCGTAGCTGAACTGAATGCAGTATTTTAAACACTCGTTCTGGTGAGGAACACCTCCTTCAGACTGTTTAAGGCCTGTTCCTGAGTGATTTTCCTCCATTCCTCAGGAATCTTTGTCGGCTCTCGTTTAAACTCCTGTGCAAACCTCTCATTGAACTTCACCAGCACATACCTGTAACAAAGAATTTGttcatttaataaattaaatttaatctAATACTGTCATTTCTACAATAAAGAGTGTTTAAGTCACACAGTACCTCCAGTAATCACTGGCCTTTGAGCTGTTTGTGTTGTCAGGAGAGAAGCTCCAGTCTGGGTAAAGTGAATGGAGAACACTGCTTGTTGTGGATGTATCATGTGTGTCCTTGTCCTCGCTCATGCTTTCAGGGCAACTGATGCAGGATACAGAACTAGAGGCATAAGGCTGCATGCCTTTAGGTCGATGGAGCAAGGCATTGTGACCCTCATGCCCCATATCCTCCTCCTCACACGGGGCTCTGCAGAGAGGACATTGCTTGTCACAGCCTTTCACTTTTTTGAAGAGGTAGTCTTGGGGCTGAACTGGAAGACAGTTAAGAAATTGGGTAGTATCCACATTTTTGGAGAACTCTTGATCAAGGTCCATCTGCATTGCAGCCACTGACTCCAGTAAACATTTAGCAAAACGGTTCCATTCTACAGTGATGCTAAACAGGGGTCCAGTCAGACAGGTCCTGATCACATTAACATCCCCTTTCTCTAAAGTGAGACACACTCTCTCCAGCAGTGGCTTTGTATCATTCAGGACTCCACTGATACCTTCTGTGGATTCGTTCACTGCTTCTTCAATTTTTCCTACAATCTCACAGAGTCTCTGATGCCTCCATTGTCCCAGGTTGGTTGATTCAGTGAGGTGAGCTGTCACTGTTTCCTGGATCTTCCTGAGTCTGAAGTTGTCATAGAAGAGCAGATATTCCAGGAAGACTTCAAATTGATCTTCTTTAATCATCTCTTCCAGCAAGCTTTGGTGGAAGGCCTGTGAGGAGTGATACTGCTGAGCTTTCCTTTGGATCTCCTCTGCAATAGATATCCCCAGGGGTCTGTTGATGTAATCCAAGACTGTGGGCTTGATGACCATGGAGATGAATGCTTGGGCCATCCTTTGACACTGGTCTCTTTTCCTGAAGTCATAGATAAACTCGGCCAAGTCCATACCTTTTCTTTTAGTGATACATGTCAAAAGTTCTGCGTCTTTGGCATAGCGGTTATGCAGGTTTTGAAAGTCTTGGCAAGAAGCATTACAGAGATATACTTTTAGATCCACTTCAAAAGCTGATCTAGTTTCCAcagatttttcatttaaagatttttcaacattttgtaACAGCTCTGTAATGTAACCGTCAGAGAAATCTGCTTGTTTGTTACTCTTATCTGCTATATACTGTTTGCATTCCTCTATGATATTGTTTGCTACCTGCTGAGCTTCTACcttgtgttgtttgttgttgtcttcaAACATTTGCTTTAATCTGCTGCGGTATCCAAAATGCTCATCGCAAACTTGGAAGTCAGAGTTCTGGTTCTGGCCAATCATTTCAAgctttttcatgtgtttctggaGGCCACGGCTGATTAGATTCTGTCTCAGAATATCTTCTACTCTTGGAGTTATATCTTCTGTTTCTGAAGGCCTGAATTCAAAGTTGGACAATATCTTATCCCACACAGCCTCAAATTCATCCTCTATCTCTGCATCTTGCAGAAGAATTTTTGTTGTCTTGCTTTTTTCTACTAGTGCATCTACCTTGGATTCTTGCTCTTCTCCCAGTAATGCTTTAAATTTTTTAAGCTGTGTGGAAGAGTAATGGCTCTCATAGACTGCCTCCAACCTTTCTGTTATCTCTTCAGTTACTCTGTCCTGTAGGTTGTCAATATTGCTCATTAGGATTGGCATGAATTTGTCAGATCTCATTTTGAGAGTTTCCTCTTTCATCACATATGTCTCTGCTATTGACCTGAGTTTGTTCACCTCTGCTTTGACTTCCTCACTGGCTTCCTTCTTTAACTCACTGAGAAGGTCATTTTGAATAGATGCATCCAAAGCTTCTCCCTTTGtggtaaagtttttttttgttgcacccGTTAGCCAACTTTTCATGTTGTCCAGTAAATTGTTTTCCCAGTAGAAAAATTCTGTGCACAACAAAGAAAATGCCAAAGCTATATCAGTGTTTTGGAGACCAATGGAGAATGATTCCTCTTTGATCGCATCCCAAACAGAACACAAACGCCTCATAAATTCAGGCAAAACTGGGGCTTCTGCCTTAGCGGCACTCCTCTTCAATGCTTCAAAAAGgatttctttaaactttaaaacatccCCACTATAATCTGTATCAACTGGTTCAGAGAGGGACATTTTGTTCCATGGTCCTTTGACAGAGACTGTGCAGCTTGTGGTCTTTCCATCTTTATCAATATTGCTAGTTTGCAAAAGCACCTGAGAAACGTACCTTAATTGTGACGCTTGTAATTTGCTATTTACGTTTTCGTTCTGGACAAAGAATTGGCAAAATGGCATGGAGCCATATTCTTTGATTCGCAGGAGAGCATTGACTCTGACACTGAGGTTTGTTTCAAAATCAGAACCAGGGTGTGAAGACATGCTGTGCATTAAAAAGTCACTCAGTCCTGTTGCAAAGGTAGCCATTTCATTGTCATTGCCCAGTATATTTCTTTTGCTGTCCAGTGAGACTGAGCAGAGACCTCTGACCTCAATTAGCAACAAAACATCACACTTCATGTCCTTTCTGAGGTTTTCAGGAAGACACAGGGCAGCCATGTACACCCCTCTTGAAGTTTGTTTCTTCCATTCAGGGAATTTCACTCCAAATAATGCAGAAAGAATCTCTGCATTCCTTGCATTATAGTCGCCAAGATTTGTCAGCACTCTTGTCCTACACTGTTCTTGTGGTAGGCGACGTTTGAGCTCTCCAAAGACACAGCCCAGCCACTGGATGGGGATATTTGAGGCATCTCCATCCATTAGTTCAAGTGGAATCCCATAAAGAAGAAGATCTGTAGCTAAGCTAGGGAGACGTAACACATTTTGGCTTCCGCTGCTGGGGCTGATGTATGCTAGCTCAAAGATTAGCCCTATCTCACGCAGAAAGTGCTCAGGACCTAATGCGCATGTATCAGGTTCATAAGAGGGATCAGCACAATCATCAAGGCTCATTTGTTGCGTGCCAGAAGTTGAATTGTCCGTAGTGAGTGTTAGCTCTGATTCAtttggttttttctctttgaagcGCAACGTGCTATTTTCTCCTGACTCTAAAAGACAGCTTTGGTCTTCAGAGGCCgaatttaattcattttctttttcatttaaagtgaTGGATATCTCCTGCGCCATGTTTGCGTCATGTTGATGGTCTGTCTGTTGTGACAGTGGTTCTGTGGTCTTTTCTTTGGATTCTGAGACCTTCAGTTGATGGCTTCCTTCAGACTGTTGCT comes from Astatotilapia calliptera chromosome 14, fAstCal1.2, whole genome shotgun sequence and encodes:
- the gvin1l2 gene encoding interferon-induced very large GTPase 1, whose protein sequence is MSLKRHKRLSSKKKKSPKDNLQAEVLHELGLEAYQAIPLDVSSMLDIITWTLGNQSPLEPSDLPKAFLQSLWLLRKDARTPWCESLHNLVTNDDNNSTGKVLSSFKGDSQGAINPLDLITAVYMSASTFLQQEISKRMMQCQFSIPLVLPNKDPEEPSCFLLWPLRGIVGQWRSHPLNKYRRIQEGDLATTCMPLVSFVRLGCCSVSKSQVLNHMLRGVTSSCQTFLHRGMEGGQLPKRLSGGLVEIGWHLPTGDSTKDVFPVPLVFSNLRGDASAHEKCLTFLCKASSAIVVFCGNLKEKEKLLLASCKDTNSKLILIDLLDTERNGSRVVGFVDENLEKYMGLPEESVIQGRGLSEDALASKLCDTLKHLLPDRLKLITLEEAAQFAADIGLNVDEGPICQKAMASVEEVLKGLDEGSDEYRRKQLPLQGPLWSKLAELEKAESKQRKERTEIDPQLQKEKNDIMAELRSYKMTPAMKIFTDALFTKDKVKRAYFLSWLTLRLKKTTKQNKTKDLLTNLQTVKKESMLVDLDKLEQRVKDTPGDTGSIFQEGTEIQSAGLNLQLSEQQSEGSHQLKVSESKEKTTEPLSQQTDHQHDANMAQEISITLNEKENELNSASEDQSCLLESGENSTLRFKEKKPNESELTLTTDNSTSGTQQMSLDDCADPSYEPDTCALGPEHFLREIGLIFELAYISPSSGSQNVLRLPSLATDLLLYGIPLELMDGDASNIPIQWLGCVFGELKRRLPQEQCRTRVLTNLGDYNARNAEILSALFGVKFPEWKKQTSRGVYMAALCLPENLRKDMKCDVLLLIEVRGLCSVSLDSKRNILGNDNEMATFATGLSDFLMHSMSSHPGSDFETNLSVRVNALLRIKEYGSMPFCQFFVQNENVNSKLQASQLRYVSQVLLQTSNIDKDGKTTSCTVSVKGPWNKMSLSEPVDTDYSGDVLKFKEILFEALKRSAAKAEAPVLPEFMRRLCSVWDAIKEESFSIGLQNTDIALAFSLLCTEFFYWENNLLDNMKSWLTGATKKNFTTKGEALDASIQNDLLSELKKEASEEVKAEVNKLRSIAETYVMKEETLKMRSDKFMPILMSNIDNLQDRVTEEITERLEAVYESHYSSTQLKKFKALLGEEQESKVDALVEKSKTTKILLQDAEIEDEFEAVWDKILSNFEFRPSETEDITPRVEDILRQNLISRGLQKHMKKLEMIGQNQNSDFQVCDEHFGYRSRLKQMFEDNNKQHKVEAQQVANNIIEECKQYIADKSNKQADFSDGYITELLQNVEKSLNEKSVETRSAFEVDLKVYLCNASCQDFQNLHNRYAKDAELLTCITKRKGMDLAEFIYDFRKRDQCQRMAQAFISMVIKPTVLDYINRPLGISIAEEIQRKAQQYHSSQAFHQSLLEEMIKEDQFEVFLEYLLFYDNFRLRKIQETVTAHLTESTNLGQWRHQRLCEIVGKIEEAVNESTEGISGVLNDTKPLLERVCLTLEKGDVNVIRTCLTGPLFSITVEWNRFAKCLLESVAAMQMDLDQEFSKNVDTTQFLNCLPVQPQDYLFKKVKGCDKQCPLCRAPCEEEDMGHEGHNALLHRPKGMQPYASSSVSCISCPESMSEDKDTHDTSTTSSVLHSLYPDWSFSPDNTNSSKASDYWRYVLVKFNERFAQEFKREPTKIPEEWRKITQEQALNSLKEVFLTRTSV